A single genomic interval of Megalobrama amblycephala isolate DHTTF-2021 linkage group LG15, ASM1881202v1, whole genome shotgun sequence harbors:
- the LOC125246877 gene encoding intestinal mucin-like protein isoform X3 — protein MNCSNTCAIQNFTEPCPTPPPIACPKWNKTANEIFHICDCIMGKCINGDIMEIVQHQCPFPKSITCKNNQTAVLVYDELHCCRQYTCDCFCQGWGGSHYLTFDGLPYTYQGNCTYILMEEISPKYNLKIYIDNVYCDIHESVSCPRSIIVSYNNQVITLRNHRFMEGAALQALKDNVNLTLPYTQNGVRVIKSSLNLILEVPELQVVVTFGNTDFSINLPFQHFGKNTQGHCGTCNNNQDDDCMLPGGTLVNDCAVMADHWTASGVDGKNCIKPSPRPPVQNISTPKPITPYQPHVDCHHLKSEVFEACHSHVSPENFFLACQYDSIHMSDPSVVCASLQSYARACSLVGVCIHWRNYTSLCNIKCPEDKIFLPCGPAEPPTCRGGPMQSSISVPTEGCFCPENKTLFSTESGLCVSKCGCVDSSGTPHEFDKHFMHNCEDCVCDKASQSVICKPKKCPDVTPENCTGPGFMLFNETDPADPCCSKQVCKEIDCAVNMCNDGSCTKESCTYVASDNTTHTIKDGGEYKYKCETVTCNQINGLFVTEKTITKCPYLSSHDCKPGFEYVKKEGECCGTCTQIACIYDAPDNTRQTLKFGEIKSYTCETVTCHQINDSFISEKTKKECAYLSSQDCGPGFEYVKKEGECCGSCTQVACIYDAPNNTRQTLKDGEVQSYTCETVTCREFNGLFVTEKTKTKCPYSSSLDCGPGFEYVKKEGECCGTCTQVACIYDAPDDTRHVLNDGKEYYFKCMNTTCVNRNGMFMTKESYKQCPPFNPDDCKPETVQYDKDGCCKICELSNCVRAKNVTRLYVNGLHFHRGCRSYFLRWPL, from the exons ATGAACTGCTCCAATACTTGTGCTATTCAGAACTTTACAGAGCCATGTCCAACACCACCACCAATCGCCTGTCCTAAATGGaacaaaact GCTAACGAGATCTTCCACATATGTGACTGTATTATGGGAAAGTGTATAAACGGAGACATCATGGAGATTGTCCAACATCAATGTCCTTTTCCGAAGAGCATCACATGTAAAAATAACCAGACAGCAGTGCTGGTCTATGATGAGCTACACTGCTGCCGGCAATACACCTGTGACT GCTTTTGTCAGGGTTGGGGTGGCTCGCATTACCTTACATTTGATGGACTCCCCTACACTTACCAAGGAAACTGCACTTATATATTAATGGAGGAAATTAGCCCTAAATACAATTTGAAGATCTACATTGACAATGTATACTGTGATATCCATGAGTCTGTGTCCTGTCCCAGATCCATTATTGTTTCTTACAACAATCAAGTCATAACACTTAGAAATCACAGGTTCATGGAAGGTGCGGCTCTACAG GCACTGAAGGACAATGTTAATCTAACACTGCCATATACTCAAAACGGTGTGAGGGTTATCAAATCAAGCCTGAACTTGATCTTGGAGGTTCCAGAGCTACAAGTCGTTGTAACATTTGGAAACACCGACTTTAGCATCAACCTGCCATTCCAGCATTTTGGAAAGAACACACAAGGTCACTGTG GAACATGCAACAACAACCAGGATGATGACTGCATGCTGCCTGGAGGGACCTTGGTCAATGATTGTGCAGTGATGGCAGATCACTGGACAGCCAGTGGTGTGGATGGCAAAAACTGCATTAAACCAAGTCCAAGACCTCCAGTCCAGAATATATCCACACCCAAGCCAATAACACCATACCAGCCCCATGTTGACTGCCACCATCTCAAGAGCGA GGTGTTTGAAGCATGCCATTCCCATGTGTCTCCTGAAAATTTCTTTTTAGCCTGTCAGTATGATAGTATTCATATGAGCGACCCCTCAGTGGTGTGTGCCAGTCTGCAGAGCTATGCGAGGGCTTGCTCTCTGGTTGGGGTTTGCATTCACTGGAGAAACTACACTAGCCTTTGCA ATATTAAATGTCCAGAAGATAAAATATTCTTGCCTTGTGGTCCAGCCGAACCACCAACTTGTAGAGGCGG ACCTATGCAGAGCTCAATTTCAGTGCCCACAGAAGGCTGCTTCTGCCCTGAGAACAAAACACTCTTCAGCACGGAGTCAGGATTATGTGTGTCAAAATGTG GATGTGTGGACTCCTCTGGGACTCCACATGAG tttgataAGCATTTTATGCACAACTGTGAAGACTGTGTCTGTGATAAGGCCAGCCAATCAGTGATCTGTAAACCCAAGAAGTGTCCTGATGTGACACCTGAGAACTGCACTGGGCCCGGCTTCATGCTGTTCAATGAGACTGATCCCGCTGACCCATGTTGCAGCAAACAAGTTTGCAAAGAGATTG ATTGTGCGGTCAACATGTGCAACGATGGATCATGTacaaaagagtcctgtacttaTGTTGCATCAGACAACACCACACATACTATCAAG GATGGAGGGGAGTACAAGTACAAATGTGAAACTGTTACCTGCAATCAAATTAATGGCTTGTTTGTGACTGAGAAAACCATCACAAAATGTCCTTATTTGAGTTCACATGACTGTAAGCCT GGGTTTGAATATGTGAAAAAAGAAGGAGAGTGCTGTGGAACATGTACACAAATAGCCTGTATTTATGATGCACCAGACAACACCAGACAGACTCTCAAG TTTGGAGAAATCAAGAGTTACACATGTGAAACTGTTACCTGCCATCAAATTAATGACTCGTTCATCAGTGAGAAGACCAAAAAAGAATGCGCTTACTTGAGTTCACAAGACTGTGGGCCT GGGTTTGAATATGTGAAAAAAGAAGGAGAGTGCTGTGGATCATGCACACAAGTGGCCTGtatttatgatgcaccaaacaACACCAGACAGACTCTCAAG GATGGAGAAGTCCAGAGTTACACATGTGAAACTGTTACCTGTCGTGAATTTAATGGCTTATTTGTGACTGAGAAGACCAAAACAAAATGTCCTTACTCGAGTTCACTCGACTGTGGGCCT GGTTTTGAATATGTGAAAAAAGAAGGAGAGTGCTGTGGAACATGTACACAAGTGGCCTGCATTTATGATGCACCAGACGACACCAGACATGTTCtcaat GATGGAAAGGAGTACTATTTCAAATGTATGAATACAACCTGTGTGAACAGGAATGGCATGTTTATGACAAAAGAGAGCTATAAACAATGCCCGCCCTTTAACCCAGATGACTGTAAGCCT GAAACAGTGCAATATGACAAAGACGGATGCTGCAAGATCT GTGAACTCAGCAACTGTGTTCGTGCGAAGAACGTCACCCGTCTGTATGTCAATGGACTGCACTTCCATCGAGGATGTAGAAGTTACTTCCTGCGCTGGCCACTGTGA
- the LOC125246877 gene encoding intestinal mucin-like protein isoform X2, with product MNCSNTCAIQNFTEPCPTPPPIACPKWNKTANEIFHICDCIMGKCINGDIMEIVQHQCPFPKSITCKNNQTAVLVYDELHCCRQYTCDCFCQGWGGSHYLTFDGLPYTYQGNCTYILMEEISPKYNLKIYIDNVYCDIHESVSCPRSIIVSYNNQVITLRNHRFMEGAALQALKDNVNLTLPYTQNGVRVIKSSLNLILEVPELQVVVTFGNTDFSINLPFQHFGKNTQGHCGTCNNNQDDDCMLPGGTLVNDCAVMADHWTASGVDGKNCIKPSPRPPVQNISTPKPITPYQPHVDCHHLKSEVFEACHSHVSPENFFLACQYDSIHMSDPSVVCASLQSYARACSLVGVCIHWRNYTSLCNIKCPEDKIFLPCGPAEPPTCRGGPMQSSISVPTEGCFCPENKTLFSTESGLCVSKCGCVDSSGTPHEFDKHFMHNCEDCVCDKASQSVICKPKKCPDVTPENCTGPGFMLFNETDPADPCCSKQVCKEIDCAVNMCNDGSCTKESCTYVASDNTTHTIKDGGEYKYKCETVTCNQINGLFVTEKTITKCPYLSSHDCKPGFKYVKKEEECCGTCTQVACIYEAPDNTRQTLKDGEVHKYKCENVTCREFNGVFVTEKTIRECPYLSSHNCGPGFEYMKKESECCETCTQVACIYDAPDNTRHVLTDGEVQSYTCETVTCREFNGLFVTEKTKTKCPYSSSLDCGPGFEYVKKEGECCGTCTQVACIYDAPDDTRHVLNDGKEYYFKCMNTTCVNRNGMFMTKESYKQCPPFNPDDCKPETVQYDKDGCCKICELSNCVRAKNVTRLYVNGLHFHRGCRSYFLRWPL from the exons ATGAACTGCTCCAATACTTGTGCTATTCAGAACTTTACAGAGCCATGTCCAACACCACCACCAATCGCCTGTCCTAAATGGaacaaaact GCTAACGAGATCTTCCACATATGTGACTGTATTATGGGAAAGTGTATAAACGGAGACATCATGGAGATTGTCCAACATCAATGTCCTTTTCCGAAGAGCATCACATGTAAAAATAACCAGACAGCAGTGCTGGTCTATGATGAGCTACACTGCTGCCGGCAATACACCTGTGACT GCTTTTGTCAGGGTTGGGGTGGCTCGCATTACCTTACATTTGATGGACTCCCCTACACTTACCAAGGAAACTGCACTTATATATTAATGGAGGAAATTAGCCCTAAATACAATTTGAAGATCTACATTGACAATGTATACTGTGATATCCATGAGTCTGTGTCCTGTCCCAGATCCATTATTGTTTCTTACAACAATCAAGTCATAACACTTAGAAATCACAGGTTCATGGAAGGTGCGGCTCTACAG GCACTGAAGGACAATGTTAATCTAACACTGCCATATACTCAAAACGGTGTGAGGGTTATCAAATCAAGCCTGAACTTGATCTTGGAGGTTCCAGAGCTACAAGTCGTTGTAACATTTGGAAACACCGACTTTAGCATCAACCTGCCATTCCAGCATTTTGGAAAGAACACACAAGGTCACTGTG GAACATGCAACAACAACCAGGATGATGACTGCATGCTGCCTGGAGGGACCTTGGTCAATGATTGTGCAGTGATGGCAGATCACTGGACAGCCAGTGGTGTGGATGGCAAAAACTGCATTAAACCAAGTCCAAGACCTCCAGTCCAGAATATATCCACACCCAAGCCAATAACACCATACCAGCCCCATGTTGACTGCCACCATCTCAAGAGCGA GGTGTTTGAAGCATGCCATTCCCATGTGTCTCCTGAAAATTTCTTTTTAGCCTGTCAGTATGATAGTATTCATATGAGCGACCCCTCAGTGGTGTGTGCCAGTCTGCAGAGCTATGCGAGGGCTTGCTCTCTGGTTGGGGTTTGCATTCACTGGAGAAACTACACTAGCCTTTGCA ATATTAAATGTCCAGAAGATAAAATATTCTTGCCTTGTGGTCCAGCCGAACCACCAACTTGTAGAGGCGG ACCTATGCAGAGCTCAATTTCAGTGCCCACAGAAGGCTGCTTCTGCCCTGAGAACAAAACACTCTTCAGCACGGAGTCAGGATTATGTGTGTCAAAATGTG GATGTGTGGACTCCTCTGGGACTCCACATGAG tttgataAGCATTTTATGCACAACTGTGAAGACTGTGTCTGTGATAAGGCCAGCCAATCAGTGATCTGTAAACCCAAGAAGTGTCCTGATGTGACACCTGAGAACTGCACTGGGCCCGGCTTCATGCTGTTCAATGAGACTGATCCCGCTGACCCATGTTGCAGCAAACAAGTTTGCAAAGAGATTG ATTGTGCGGTCAACATGTGCAACGATGGATCATGTacaaaagagtcctgtacttaTGTTGCATCAGACAACACCACACATACTATCAAG GATGGAGGGGAGTACAAGTACAAATGTGAAACTGTTACCTGCAATCAAATTAATGGCTTGTTTGTGACTGAGAAAACCATCACAAAATGTCCTTATTTGAGTTCACATGACTGTAAGCCT GGGtttaaatatgtgaaaaaagaagaagagtgcTGTGGAACATGTACACAAGTGGCCTGTATTTATGAAGCACCAGACAACACCAGACAGACTCTCAAG GATGGAGAAGTTCACAAATACAAATGCGAAAATGTTACCTGTCGTGAATTTAATGGGGTGTTTGTGACTGAGAAGACCATAAGAGAATGTCCTTACTTGAGTTCACATAACTGTGGGCCT GGGTTTGAATATATGAAAAAAGAGAGCGAGTGCTGTGAAACATGTACTCAAGTGGCCTGTATTTATGATGCACCAGACAACACCAGACATGTTCTCACG GATGGAGAAGTCCAGAGTTACACATGTGAAACTGTTACCTGTCGTGAATTTAATGGCTTATTTGTGACTGAGAAGACCAAAACAAAATGTCCTTACTCGAGTTCACTCGACTGTGGGCCT GGTTTTGAATATGTGAAAAAAGAAGGAGAGTGCTGTGGAACATGTACACAAGTGGCCTGCATTTATGATGCACCAGACGACACCAGACATGTTCtcaat GATGGAAAGGAGTACTATTTCAAATGTATGAATACAACCTGTGTGAACAGGAATGGCATGTTTATGACAAAAGAGAGCTATAAACAATGCCCGCCCTTTAACCCAGATGACTGTAAGCCT GAAACAGTGCAATATGACAAAGACGGATGCTGCAAGATCT GTGAACTCAGCAACTGTGTTCGTGCGAAGAACGTCACCCGTCTGTATGTCAATGGACTGCACTTCCATCGAGGATGTAGAAGTTACTTCCTGCGCTGGCCACTGTGA
- the LOC125246877 gene encoding intestinal mucin-like protein isoform X4, with product MNCSNTCAIQNFTEPCPTPPPIACPKWNKTANEIFHICDCIMGKCINGDIMEIVQHQCPFPKSITCKNNQTAVLVYDELHCCRQYTCDCFCQGWGGSHYLTFDGLPYTYQGNCTYILMEEISPKYNLKIYIDNVYCDIHESVSCPRSIIVSYNNQVITLRNHRFMEGAALQALKDNVNLTLPYTQNGVRVIKSSLNLILEVPELQVVVTFGNTDFSINLPFQHFGKNTQGHCGTCNNNQDDDCMLPGGTLVNDCAVMADHWTASGVDGKNCIKPSPRPPVQNISTPKPITPYQPHVDCHHLKSEVFEACHSHVSPENFFLACQYDSIHMSDPSVVCASLQSYARACSLVGVCIHWRNYTSLCNIKCPEDKIFLPCGPAEPPTCRGGPMQSSISVPTEGCFCPENKTLFSTESGLCVSKCGCVDSSGTPHEFDKHFMHNCEDCVCDKASQSVICKPKKCPDVTPENCTGPGFMLFNETDPADPCCSKQVCKEIDCAVNMCNDGSCTKESCTYVASDNTTHTIKDGGEYKYKCETVTCNQINGLFVTEKTITKCPYLSSHDCKPGFKYVKKEEECCGTCTQVACIYEAPDNTRQTLKFGEIKSYTCETVTCHQINDSFISEKTKKECAYLSSQDCGPGFEYVKKEGECCGSCTQVACIYDAPNNTRQTLKDGEVQSYTCETVTCREFNGLFVTEKTKTKCPYSSSLDCGPGFEYVKKEGECCGTCTQVACIYDAPDDTRHVLNDGKEYYFKCMNTTCVNRNGMFMTKESYKQCPPFNPDDCKPETVQYDKDGCCKICELSNCVRAKNVTRLYVNGLHFHRGCRSYFLRWPL from the exons ATGAACTGCTCCAATACTTGTGCTATTCAGAACTTTACAGAGCCATGTCCAACACCACCACCAATCGCCTGTCCTAAATGGaacaaaact GCTAACGAGATCTTCCACATATGTGACTGTATTATGGGAAAGTGTATAAACGGAGACATCATGGAGATTGTCCAACATCAATGTCCTTTTCCGAAGAGCATCACATGTAAAAATAACCAGACAGCAGTGCTGGTCTATGATGAGCTACACTGCTGCCGGCAATACACCTGTGACT GCTTTTGTCAGGGTTGGGGTGGCTCGCATTACCTTACATTTGATGGACTCCCCTACACTTACCAAGGAAACTGCACTTATATATTAATGGAGGAAATTAGCCCTAAATACAATTTGAAGATCTACATTGACAATGTATACTGTGATATCCATGAGTCTGTGTCCTGTCCCAGATCCATTATTGTTTCTTACAACAATCAAGTCATAACACTTAGAAATCACAGGTTCATGGAAGGTGCGGCTCTACAG GCACTGAAGGACAATGTTAATCTAACACTGCCATATACTCAAAACGGTGTGAGGGTTATCAAATCAAGCCTGAACTTGATCTTGGAGGTTCCAGAGCTACAAGTCGTTGTAACATTTGGAAACACCGACTTTAGCATCAACCTGCCATTCCAGCATTTTGGAAAGAACACACAAGGTCACTGTG GAACATGCAACAACAACCAGGATGATGACTGCATGCTGCCTGGAGGGACCTTGGTCAATGATTGTGCAGTGATGGCAGATCACTGGACAGCCAGTGGTGTGGATGGCAAAAACTGCATTAAACCAAGTCCAAGACCTCCAGTCCAGAATATATCCACACCCAAGCCAATAACACCATACCAGCCCCATGTTGACTGCCACCATCTCAAGAGCGA GGTGTTTGAAGCATGCCATTCCCATGTGTCTCCTGAAAATTTCTTTTTAGCCTGTCAGTATGATAGTATTCATATGAGCGACCCCTCAGTGGTGTGTGCCAGTCTGCAGAGCTATGCGAGGGCTTGCTCTCTGGTTGGGGTTTGCATTCACTGGAGAAACTACACTAGCCTTTGCA ATATTAAATGTCCAGAAGATAAAATATTCTTGCCTTGTGGTCCAGCCGAACCACCAACTTGTAGAGGCGG ACCTATGCAGAGCTCAATTTCAGTGCCCACAGAAGGCTGCTTCTGCCCTGAGAACAAAACACTCTTCAGCACGGAGTCAGGATTATGTGTGTCAAAATGTG GATGTGTGGACTCCTCTGGGACTCCACATGAG tttgataAGCATTTTATGCACAACTGTGAAGACTGTGTCTGTGATAAGGCCAGCCAATCAGTGATCTGTAAACCCAAGAAGTGTCCTGATGTGACACCTGAGAACTGCACTGGGCCCGGCTTCATGCTGTTCAATGAGACTGATCCCGCTGACCCATGTTGCAGCAAACAAGTTTGCAAAGAGATTG ATTGTGCGGTCAACATGTGCAACGATGGATCATGTacaaaagagtcctgtacttaTGTTGCATCAGACAACACCACACATACTATCAAG GATGGAGGGGAGTACAAGTACAAATGTGAAACTGTTACCTGCAATCAAATTAATGGCTTGTTTGTGACTGAGAAAACCATCACAAAATGTCCTTATTTGAGTTCACATGACTGTAAGCCT GGGtttaaatatgtgaaaaaagaagaagagtgcTGTGGAACATGTACACAAGTGGCCTGTATTTATGAAGCACCAGACAACACCAGACAGACTCTCAAG TTTGGAGAAATCAAGAGTTACACATGTGAAACTGTTACCTGCCATCAAATTAATGACTCGTTCATCAGTGAGAAGACCAAAAAAGAATGCGCTTACTTGAGTTCACAAGACTGTGGGCCT GGGTTTGAATATGTGAAAAAAGAAGGAGAGTGCTGTGGATCATGCACACAAGTGGCCTGtatttatgatgcaccaaacaACACCAGACAGACTCTCAAG GATGGAGAAGTCCAGAGTTACACATGTGAAACTGTTACCTGTCGTGAATTTAATGGCTTATTTGTGACTGAGAAGACCAAAACAAAATGTCCTTACTCGAGTTCACTCGACTGTGGGCCT GGTTTTGAATATGTGAAAAAAGAAGGAGAGTGCTGTGGAACATGTACACAAGTGGCCTGCATTTATGATGCACCAGACGACACCAGACATGTTCtcaat GATGGAAAGGAGTACTATTTCAAATGTATGAATACAACCTGTGTGAACAGGAATGGCATGTTTATGACAAAAGAGAGCTATAAACAATGCCCGCCCTTTAACCCAGATGACTGTAAGCCT GAAACAGTGCAATATGACAAAGACGGATGCTGCAAGATCT GTGAACTCAGCAACTGTGTTCGTGCGAAGAACGTCACCCGTCTGTATGTCAATGGACTGCACTTCCATCGAGGATGTAGAAGTTACTTCCTGCGCTGGCCACTGTGA
- the LOC125246877 gene encoding intestinal mucin-like protein isoform X1, with product MNCSNTCAIQNFTEPCPTPPPIACPKWNKTANEIFHICDCIMGKCINGDIMEIVQHQCPFPKSITCKNNQTAVLVYDELHCCRQYTCDCFCQGWGGSHYLTFDGLPYTYQGNCTYILMEEISPKYNLKIYIDNVYCDIHESVSCPRSIIVSYNNQVITLRNHRFMEGAALQALKDNVNLTLPYTQNGVRVIKSSLNLILEVPELQVVVTFGNTDFSINLPFQHFGKNTQGHCGTCNNNQDDDCMLPGGTLVNDCAVMADHWTASGVDGKNCIKPSPRPPVQNISTPKPITPYQPHVDCHHLKSEVFEACHSHVSPENFFLACQYDSIHMSDPSVVCASLQSYARACSLVGVCIHWRNYTSLCNIKCPEDKIFLPCGPAEPPTCRGGPMQSSISVPTEGCFCPENKTLFSTESGLCVSKCGCVDSSGTPHEFDKHFMHNCEDCVCDKASQSVICKPKKCPDVTPENCTGPGFMLFNETDPADPCCSKQVCKEIDCAVNMCNDGSCTKESCTYVASDNTTHTIKDGGEYKYKCETVTCNQINGLFVTEKTITKCPYLSSHDCKPGFKYVKKEEECCGTCTQVACIYEAPDNTRQTLKDGEVHKYKCENVTCREFNGVFVTEKTIRECPYLSSHNCGPGFEYMKKESECCETCTQVACIYDAPDNTRHVLTNGEEVKYKCETVTCHQIQDSFKTKKTNTECAYLSSKDCGAGFEYVKKEGECCGTCTQIACIYDAPDNTRQTLKFGEIKSYTCETVTCHQINDSFISEKTKKECAYLSSQDCGPGFEYVKKEGECCGSCTQVACIYDAPNNTRQTLKDGEVQSYTCETVTCREFNGLFVTEKTKTKCPYSSSLDCGPGFEYVKKEGECCGTCTQVACIYDAPDDTRHVLNDGKEYYFKCMNTTCVNRNGMFMTKESYKQCPPFNPDDCKPETVQYDKDGCCKICELSNCVRAKNVTRLYVNGLHFHRGCRSYFLRWPL from the exons ATGAACTGCTCCAATACTTGTGCTATTCAGAACTTTACAGAGCCATGTCCAACACCACCACCAATCGCCTGTCCTAAATGGaacaaaact GCTAACGAGATCTTCCACATATGTGACTGTATTATGGGAAAGTGTATAAACGGAGACATCATGGAGATTGTCCAACATCAATGTCCTTTTCCGAAGAGCATCACATGTAAAAATAACCAGACAGCAGTGCTGGTCTATGATGAGCTACACTGCTGCCGGCAATACACCTGTGACT GCTTTTGTCAGGGTTGGGGTGGCTCGCATTACCTTACATTTGATGGACTCCCCTACACTTACCAAGGAAACTGCACTTATATATTAATGGAGGAAATTAGCCCTAAATACAATTTGAAGATCTACATTGACAATGTATACTGTGATATCCATGAGTCTGTGTCCTGTCCCAGATCCATTATTGTTTCTTACAACAATCAAGTCATAACACTTAGAAATCACAGGTTCATGGAAGGTGCGGCTCTACAG GCACTGAAGGACAATGTTAATCTAACACTGCCATATACTCAAAACGGTGTGAGGGTTATCAAATCAAGCCTGAACTTGATCTTGGAGGTTCCAGAGCTACAAGTCGTTGTAACATTTGGAAACACCGACTTTAGCATCAACCTGCCATTCCAGCATTTTGGAAAGAACACACAAGGTCACTGTG GAACATGCAACAACAACCAGGATGATGACTGCATGCTGCCTGGAGGGACCTTGGTCAATGATTGTGCAGTGATGGCAGATCACTGGACAGCCAGTGGTGTGGATGGCAAAAACTGCATTAAACCAAGTCCAAGACCTCCAGTCCAGAATATATCCACACCCAAGCCAATAACACCATACCAGCCCCATGTTGACTGCCACCATCTCAAGAGCGA GGTGTTTGAAGCATGCCATTCCCATGTGTCTCCTGAAAATTTCTTTTTAGCCTGTCAGTATGATAGTATTCATATGAGCGACCCCTCAGTGGTGTGTGCCAGTCTGCAGAGCTATGCGAGGGCTTGCTCTCTGGTTGGGGTTTGCATTCACTGGAGAAACTACACTAGCCTTTGCA ATATTAAATGTCCAGAAGATAAAATATTCTTGCCTTGTGGTCCAGCCGAACCACCAACTTGTAGAGGCGG ACCTATGCAGAGCTCAATTTCAGTGCCCACAGAAGGCTGCTTCTGCCCTGAGAACAAAACACTCTTCAGCACGGAGTCAGGATTATGTGTGTCAAAATGTG GATGTGTGGACTCCTCTGGGACTCCACATGAG tttgataAGCATTTTATGCACAACTGTGAAGACTGTGTCTGTGATAAGGCCAGCCAATCAGTGATCTGTAAACCCAAGAAGTGTCCTGATGTGACACCTGAGAACTGCACTGGGCCCGGCTTCATGCTGTTCAATGAGACTGATCCCGCTGACCCATGTTGCAGCAAACAAGTTTGCAAAGAGATTG ATTGTGCGGTCAACATGTGCAACGATGGATCATGTacaaaagagtcctgtacttaTGTTGCATCAGACAACACCACACATACTATCAAG GATGGAGGGGAGTACAAGTACAAATGTGAAACTGTTACCTGCAATCAAATTAATGGCTTGTTTGTGACTGAGAAAACCATCACAAAATGTCCTTATTTGAGTTCACATGACTGTAAGCCT GGGtttaaatatgtgaaaaaagaagaagagtgcTGTGGAACATGTACACAAGTGGCCTGTATTTATGAAGCACCAGACAACACCAGACAGACTCTCAAG GATGGAGAAGTTCACAAATACAAATGCGAAAATGTTACCTGTCGTGAATTTAATGGGGTGTTTGTGACTGAGAAGACCATAAGAGAATGTCCTTACTTGAGTTCACATAACTGTGGGCCT GGGTTTGAATATATGAAAAAAGAGAGCGAGTGCTGTGAAACATGTACTCAAGTGGCCTGTATTTATGATGCACCAGACAACACCAGACATGTTCTCACG AATGGTGAGGAGGTCAAGTACAAATGTGAAACTGTTACCTGCCATCAAATTCAGGACTCGTTCAAGACTAAGAAAACCAACACAGAATGTGCTTACTTGAGTTCAAAAGACTGTGGGGCT GGGTTTGAATATGTGAAAAAAGAAGGAGAGTGCTGTGGAACATGTACACAAATAGCCTGTATTTATGATGCACCAGACAACACCAGACAGACTCTCAAG TTTGGAGAAATCAAGAGTTACACATGTGAAACTGTTACCTGCCATCAAATTAATGACTCGTTCATCAGTGAGAAGACCAAAAAAGAATGCGCTTACTTGAGTTCACAAGACTGTGGGCCT GGGTTTGAATATGTGAAAAAAGAAGGAGAGTGCTGTGGATCATGCACACAAGTGGCCTGtatttatgatgcaccaaacaACACCAGACAGACTCTCAAG GATGGAGAAGTCCAGAGTTACACATGTGAAACTGTTACCTGTCGTGAATTTAATGGCTTATTTGTGACTGAGAAGACCAAAACAAAATGTCCTTACTCGAGTTCACTCGACTGTGGGCCT GGTTTTGAATATGTGAAAAAAGAAGGAGAGTGCTGTGGAACATGTACACAAGTGGCCTGCATTTATGATGCACCAGACGACACCAGACATGTTCtcaat GATGGAAAGGAGTACTATTTCAAATGTATGAATACAACCTGTGTGAACAGGAATGGCATGTTTATGACAAAAGAGAGCTATAAACAATGCCCGCCCTTTAACCCAGATGACTGTAAGCCT GAAACAGTGCAATATGACAAAGACGGATGCTGCAAGATCT GTGAACTCAGCAACTGTGTTCGTGCGAAGAACGTCACCCGTCTGTATGTCAATGGACTGCACTTCCATCGAGGATGTAGAAGTTACTTCCTGCGCTGGCCACTGTGA